The Trueperaceae bacterium genome window below encodes:
- a CDS encoding MFS transporter, whose translation MSAGPTTAPRGFHGWRIAWALAVTQTVGFGVLFYSFQVFTLPMEAELGLTRAQTSGAYSLALLLSGLTAVPVGRWVDRHGARGLMSAASLAGAGLVLAWSYVQGLPGLYLVQAGIGLVMSAVLYDVAFTVLAVWFRRHRLRALLIVTLVAGLASTVFVPLATWLVASLGWREALRVLALVTLLTTVPLHALVLRDHPRRLGTGPDGDPLAGDGAPPAEPAVRVREALRSGAFWWLAAGFTLDRVAVVAMAAHAVPLLLERGHDPALVATVVGLVGAMQLAGRLLFTPAARSVDLATLTAVTFGLRVVALLLLVLPLPAVGLFAFAALFGCANGASTLGRAGLVAERFGSANYGAINGSMSTLIAVVQTVAPLAVGALRVATGDYAAALLALAVTTAAAAYAVVRSRGGVSA comes from the coding sequence ATGTCAGCCGGCCCCACCACCGCCCCGCGAGGCTTCCACGGCTGGCGCATCGCCTGGGCCCTCGCCGTCACCCAGACCGTGGGGTTCGGCGTCCTCTTCTACTCCTTCCAGGTCTTCACCCTGCCCATGGAGGCCGAGCTCGGCCTGACCAGGGCGCAGACCTCCGGCGCCTACTCCCTCGCGCTCCTGCTCTCCGGGCTCACGGCCGTGCCGGTGGGCCGCTGGGTGGACCGTCACGGCGCCAGGGGATTGATGTCGGCGGCGTCGCTGGCCGGCGCCGGCCTCGTGCTGGCCTGGTCGTACGTGCAGGGCCTCCCCGGCCTCTACCTCGTGCAGGCCGGCATCGGCCTGGTGATGTCCGCGGTCCTCTACGACGTGGCGTTCACGGTGCTGGCGGTCTGGTTCCGACGGCACCGGCTGCGCGCGCTGCTGATCGTCACGCTCGTCGCCGGCCTGGCCAGCACCGTCTTCGTGCCGCTGGCCACCTGGCTCGTCGCGTCCCTGGGCTGGCGCGAGGCGCTGCGCGTGCTGGCGCTCGTCACGCTCCTCACGACCGTGCCCCTCCACGCGCTGGTGCTGCGGGACCACCCGCGGCGCCTGGGCACCGGCCCGGACGGCGACCCGCTCGCCGGCGACGGCGCGCCCCCCGCCGAGCCCGCCGTGCGCGTGCGCGAGGCGCTGCGCAGCGGCGCGTTCTGGTGGCTGGCCGCCGGCTTCACGCTCGACCGCGTCGCCGTGGTCGCGATGGCGGCTCACGCCGTGCCCCTGCTGCTCGAGCGCGGGCACGACCCGGCGCTCGTCGCCACGGTGGTCGGGCTCGTGGGCGCGATGCAGCTCGCCGGACGGCTGCTGTTCACGCCCGCGGCGCGGAGCGTCGACCTGGCCACGCTGACCGCGGTCACGTTCGGGCTGAGGGTCGTCGCCCTGCTGCTGCTCGTCCTGCCGCTCCCGGCGGTCGGCCTGTTCGCCTTCGCCGCTCTGTTCGGCTGCGCGAACGGCGCCAGCACGCTCGGCCGCGCCGGCCTCGTCGCCGAGCGCTTCGGCAGCGCCAACTACGGTGCGATCAACGGCAGCATGAGCACGCTCATCGCCGTGGTGCAGACCGTCGCTCCGCTGGCCGTGGGCGCCCTGCGGGTGGCCACGGGCGACTACGCCGCGGCCCTCCTGGCGCTCGCCGTCACCACGGCCGCCGCAGCCTACGCGGTCGTCAGGTCGCGCGGGGGCGTCAGCGCCTGA
- a CDS encoding HTH domain-containing protein has product MLAREAEMLGQSDTRGDVMLHLLRNRERGLTLDELAERVGVSRNAIRQHITALERDGLVGPVGLRRTGRRPSRAYGLTAEGGERFPRQYDRLALALLEAIHERLGEDAAEAVLEVMVEDLSRPWLPELERLAPDERRARVVEIMNDLGYHATRAEDGQGVKAVNCVFHNVARRNRAVCRFDERLLSRLLGEQVRLTSCMALGDGACVFAGALAGVAPAEGRAQRRP; this is encoded by the coding sequence ATGCTGGCGCGGGAGGCCGAGATGCTGGGGCAGAGCGACACGCGCGGCGACGTCATGCTGCACCTGCTGCGCAACCGCGAGCGCGGGCTGACGCTCGACGAGCTCGCCGAGCGCGTGGGCGTGTCGCGCAACGCCATCAGGCAGCACATCACGGCGCTAGAGCGCGACGGGCTCGTCGGTCCCGTCGGGCTCAGGAGGACCGGCCGGCGCCCGTCACGGGCCTACGGCCTCACGGCGGAGGGGGGAGAGCGCTTCCCGCGACAGTACGACCGCCTCGCCCTGGCCCTCCTGGAGGCGATCCACGAGCGCCTGGGCGAGGACGCCGCCGAGGCCGTCCTCGAGGTGATGGTCGAGGACCTGTCGCGCCCGTGGCTGCCCGAGCTCGAGCGCCTCGCGCCGGACGAGAGGCGGGCGCGGGTCGTCGAGATCATGAACGACCTCGGCTACCACGCCACGCGGGCGGAGGACGGGCAGGGCGTCAAGGCCGTGAACTGCGTCTTCCACAACGTCGCGCGGCGCAACAGGGCCGTCTGCCGCTTCGACGAGCGCCTGCTGTCCCGCCTCCTCGGCGAACAGGTGAGGCTGACGTCGTGCATGGCCCTCGGCGACGGCGCCTGCGTGTTCGCCGGGGCCCTCGCCGGCGTCGCGCCCGCCGAGGGCCGAGCGCAGCGCCGCCCCTGA
- a CDS encoding trigger factor, which yields MRTELIDKKAVEATVKVTVPAAQVDEAFEEVLSDLARRVRVPGFRPGRVPRGVLVKRVGEDALAEEVKEKLIDATFQAAMKEHELLPISTHFHAHDPVPGQDYSFEIHSELYPEVTLPDLAGITLESQGREVTDEMVAEAVEELRREHATLVPVDRPVEPTDYVVIEARSLPAEGDDRAGETAEGDAERPAADGADAGEGASAATEPAGAADDDAASAEVPPASTFPVDLERAHEELVGQLVGMAMGEEREVTLTDDADPEEGGAPRVRRMRVKVVDVKAKEKPEAGQELATQLGVDTWEEVVENVRSSIADDLRRQAYEARRGELIDKLVAGATLELPPGLVRRRQQTLLENLVQDLQQRGETFQSYLARLDARGKREEFERELIETAERGVKRDLVLERLMEVRGTQLSEAELLEALRFLAAQRRQDVGSFVRDMGDEWVANYRFMLTRDKAVRELVAELTGEKDAGAGAEELVAAAEASLDAEDEAHDHDHEHDHGHGHDHDHAHEHES from the coding sequence ATGAGGACCGAGCTGATCGACAAGAAGGCGGTCGAGGCGACCGTCAAGGTCACGGTGCCGGCCGCGCAGGTCGACGAGGCGTTCGAGGAGGTCCTCTCCGACCTCGCGCGCCGCGTCCGCGTCCCCGGCTTCAGGCCGGGCCGCGTGCCCCGCGGGGTGCTGGTCAAGCGCGTCGGGGAGGACGCGCTGGCCGAGGAGGTCAAGGAGAAGCTCATCGACGCCACGTTCCAGGCGGCGATGAAGGAGCACGAGCTCCTGCCGATCAGCACGCACTTCCACGCCCACGACCCGGTGCCTGGGCAGGACTACAGCTTCGAGATCCACTCCGAGCTCTACCCCGAGGTCACGCTGCCCGACCTCGCCGGCATCACCCTCGAGTCTCAGGGGCGCGAGGTGACCGACGAGATGGTCGCCGAGGCCGTCGAGGAGCTGCGCCGCGAGCACGCCACGCTGGTCCCCGTCGACAGGCCCGTCGAGCCGACCGACTACGTGGTGATCGAGGCGCGCAGCCTGCCTGCCGAGGGCGACGACCGCGCCGGAGAGACAGCGGAAGGCGACGCGGAACGGCCCGCGGCGGACGGGGCCGACGCCGGCGAGGGCGCGTCGGCCGCGACCGAGCCCGCCGGGGCCGCGGACGACGACGCTGCTTCCGCCGAGGTGCCTCCCGCCAGCACGTTCCCCGTCGACCTCGAGCGCGCGCACGAGGAGCTGGTGGGCCAGCTCGTGGGCATGGCGATGGGCGAGGAGCGCGAGGTCACGCTCACCGACGACGCCGACCCCGAAGAGGGCGGCGCCCCGCGCGTGCGCCGCATGCGCGTCAAGGTCGTCGACGTCAAGGCGAAGGAGAAGCCGGAGGCGGGGCAGGAGCTCGCCACCCAGCTCGGCGTCGACACCTGGGAGGAGGTCGTCGAGAACGTGCGGTCCTCGATCGCCGACGACCTGCGCCGCCAGGCGTACGAGGCCAGGCGCGGCGAGCTCATCGACAAGCTCGTGGCGGGCGCGACCCTCGAGCTGCCGCCCGGCCTCGTCAGGCGCAGGCAGCAGACGCTGCTGGAGAACCTCGTCCAGGACCTCCAGCAGCGCGGCGAGACGTTCCAGAGCTACCTGGCCAGGCTCGACGCCAGGGGCAAGCGCGAGGAGTTCGAGAGGGAGCTCATCGAGACCGCCGAGCGCGGCGTGAAGCGCGACCTCGTCCTCGAGCGCCTCATGGAGGTGCGCGGCACGCAGCTCTCCGAGGCCGAGCTCCTCGAGGCCCTGAGGTTCCTGGCCGCGCAGCGGCGCCAGGACGTCGGGTCGTTCGTGCGGGACATGGGCGACGAGTGGGTGGCGAACTACCGCTTCATGCTCACGCGCGACAAGGCCGTCCGCGAGCTCGTGGCGGAGCTGACCGGCGAGAAGGACGCCGGGGCCGGCGCCGAGGAGCTGGTCGCCGCTGCCGAGGCGTCGCTCGACGCCGAGGACGAGGCCCACGACCACGACCACGAGCACGACCACGGTCACGGGCACGACCATGACCACGCTCACGAGCACGAGAGCTGA
- a CDS encoding cation diffusion facilitator family transporter, with the protein MTTRRTTGTASSGDEAKGGAAALSLAGALVILALKFGSYLVTGSVSLLSDAAESLVNLVAAVVLTVAVGVAAAPPDYKHPYGHTKAEYLSSVLEAALIIVAAAVIGLTAVRRLLEPQPLEQVGIGLGLAAAAAVVNGSLAMRLLRVARRVRSDALAANARHLFTDVLTSLGTIVGVGLVRLTGWLPLDPLVALLVAANIVVTGVNVMRRSLSRLLDERLPEADEARVIGEIEGVDGVRGYHRLRTRRSGSARFAEVDVFVDGDMRVEQAHEVAREVERRVRSAVEGLEMTVHIEPYEEGVRDVSRSPREEYPEER; encoded by the coding sequence GTGACGACGAGGAGGACGACGGGCACGGCGAGTAGCGGCGACGAGGCCAAGGGCGGCGCCGCGGCGCTCAGCCTGGCGGGCGCGCTCGTCATCCTGGCCCTGAAGTTCGGCTCCTACCTCGTGACGGGCTCGGTGAGCCTGCTCTCCGACGCGGCCGAGTCGCTCGTGAACCTCGTCGCCGCGGTCGTGCTCACCGTCGCCGTCGGCGTCGCCGCGGCCCCGCCCGACTACAAGCACCCCTACGGCCACACCAAGGCCGAGTACCTCTCGAGCGTGCTGGAGGCCGCGCTGATAATCGTGGCCGCGGCCGTGATCGGGCTCACCGCGGTGCGGCGCCTGCTCGAGCCGCAGCCGCTCGAGCAGGTGGGCATCGGCCTCGGCCTGGCCGCGGCGGCGGCCGTGGTGAACGGCAGCCTGGCCATGCGGCTGCTCCGCGTGGCGCGGCGCGTGCGCTCCGACGCGCTCGCGGCGAACGCCCGCCACCTGTTCACCGACGTCCTCACCTCGCTGGGCACGATCGTCGGCGTCGGGCTGGTGCGCCTCACGGGCTGGCTGCCTCTCGACCCGCTGGTGGCGCTGCTGGTGGCCGCGAACATCGTCGTCACCGGCGTCAACGTCATGCGCCGCTCGCTCTCGCGCCTGCTCGACGAGCGCCTGCCCGAGGCCGACGAGGCCAGGGTGATCGGCGAGATCGAGGGCGTCGACGGCGTGCGCGGCTACCACCGGCTGCGCACGAGGCGGTCGGGCAGCGCCAGGTTCGCCGAGGTGGACGTCTTCGTCGACGGCGACATGCGCGTCGAGCAGGCGCACGAGGTGGCCAGGGAGGTCGAGCGGCGCGTGCGCTCGGCCGTGGAGGGGCTCGAGATGACCGTCCACATCGAGCCGTACGAGGAGGGCGTGCGCGACGTCTCGCGCAGCCCCCGCGAGGAGTACCCGGAGGAGCGCTAG
- a CDS encoding methylated-DNA--[protein]-cysteine S-methyltransferase, producing the protein MSSFREQVLEVVRAVPRGKVVSYGQVAEMVGAPHAARQVGAVLYGLRDEDGDVPWHRVVNASGGISTYKVGHGELQVALLRAEGVAFVGGGAQGERVDMRAHRWRPELPD; encoded by the coding sequence GTGTCGTCGTTCCGTGAGCAGGTGCTCGAGGTCGTGCGGGCCGTGCCCCGCGGCAAGGTCGTGAGCTACGGGCAGGTCGCGGAGATGGTCGGGGCGCCGCACGCCGCCAGGCAGGTCGGAGCGGTCCTCTACGGCCTGCGCGACGAGGACGGCGACGTGCCCTGGCACCGGGTCGTGAACGCCTCCGGCGGCATCTCGACCTACAAGGTCGGCCACGGCGAGCTGCAGGTGGCGCTGCTGCGTGCCGAGGGCGTGGCCTTCGTGGGCGGCGGCGCGCAGGGGGAGAGGGTGGACATGCGCGCGCACCGCTGGCGGCCGGAGCTGCCGGACTGA
- a CDS encoding DUF2007 domain-containing protein, whose amino-acid sequence MTEGRSMKGETVIVNGDEWTVVDEAPAAALAEMVAALLEEEGFVVMVRGLDLQSDAFSHLGSTNVTATHVLVPKEQAQAAMALIAETVTDYQGEELDELMERLARGEAVEGFAPLGEEDGDDEEDDGHGE is encoded by the coding sequence GTGACCGAAGGACGCAGCATGAAGGGCGAGACCGTGATCGTCAACGGCGACGAGTGGACGGTCGTCGACGAGGCACCGGCCGCCGCCCTGGCCGAGATGGTCGCGGCGCTCCTCGAGGAGGAGGGGTTCGTCGTGATGGTGCGCGGCCTCGACCTGCAGTCTGACGCGTTCTCGCACCTGGGCTCGACGAACGTCACGGCCACGCACGTGCTCGTGCCGAAGGAGCAGGCTCAGGCGGCGATGGCGCTGATCGCCGAGACGGTCACCGACTACCAGGGCGAGGAGCTCGACGAGCTGATGGAGCGCCTCGCGCGCGGCGAGGCGGTCGAGGGCTTCGCGCCGCTCGGCGAGGAGGACGGTGACGACGAGGAGGACGACGGGCACGGCGAGTAG
- a CDS encoding zinc finger Ran-binding domain-containing protein, whose amino-acid sequence MTDASAAAGGAWPCAACGHANPPREGVSGLVCEACGVARAGVLVPPLDLPRRPGLADVPGFWYALGWLTLLALGAALLASGGALAALGLGRHWVVAEMVAAAYAAGSSLLAAVWDRWFNQVELAVPPRAATGEGFTAELRLVPYVRLERVSVSLALVDRYYERAGDAGMELRSRSLGEFRLLDGGTLPGRRLAAFEAGFVAPFPVTRHSDVRAELAADLLGLLGFFVPALRWNARNLREHGGYVVVATVRVGWLPRRLVRRVLVYHVGERLHVG is encoded by the coding sequence ATGACCGACGCGTCCGCCGCCGCGGGCGGCGCCTGGCCCTGCGCCGCGTGCGGCCACGCGAACCCGCCGCGCGAGGGCGTCTCAGGGCTCGTGTGCGAGGCCTGCGGCGTGGCCCGCGCCGGGGTGCTCGTGCCGCCGCTCGACCTGCCGCGCCGACCGGGACTCGCAGACGTGCCGGGCTTCTGGTACGCGCTCGGGTGGCTGACGCTCCTCGCCCTCGGCGCCGCGCTGCTCGCCTCGGGTGGCGCCCTGGCCGCCCTGGGCCTCGGTCGTCACTGGGTCGTGGCCGAGATGGTCGCCGCCGCCTACGCCGCCGGCTCCTCCCTCCTGGCGGCCGTGTGGGACAGGTGGTTCAACCAGGTCGAGCTGGCGGTGCCACCTCGCGCCGCGACCGGCGAGGGGTTCACGGCCGAGCTGCGGCTGGTGCCGTACGTGCGCCTGGAGCGGGTCTCCGTGAGCCTCGCTCTCGTCGACCGCTACTACGAGCGGGCGGGCGACGCCGGGATGGAGCTGCGCTCCCGCTCCTTGGGCGAGTTCCGCCTCCTCGACGGCGGCACGCTGCCGGGCAGGCGCCTGGCCGCGTTCGAGGCCGGGTTCGTCGCGCCCTTCCCCGTCACCAGGCACAGCGACGTGCGCGCCGAGCTCGCCGCCGACCTGCTCGGGCTCCTCGGCTTCTTCGTGCCGGCCCTGCGCTGGAACGCCAGGAACCTGCGCGAGCACGGCGGCTACGTCGTCGTCGCCACGGTGCGCGTGGGCTGGCTGCCGCGGCGGCTGGTGAGGCGCGTGCTCGTCTACCACGTCGGCGAGCGGCTGCACGTGGGTTGA
- a CDS encoding VWA domain-containing protein, giving the protein MLCLASGVRSGRASWARTMGLALAAAAWLATATAGSPPVAGRTDVVLVLDASGSMFDELPDGRLRITAAKEALAAFISRLPEGADLGVGLRVYGSRRMALDPEACEDSFLAVPVEGLDRDALLATVQGTEPLGATPIAYSLERAAEDLRGAAGRKVIVIVTDGEESCGGDLRAVAERLAGEGFEIDLHIIGLALTPEAERSFAGIGTFQSANSAAELAAALGRAVELAEVEAGVAVTVRLTRDGRPATDGATVRFVDPLGGGEHALRETGPGVFEGELPAGSYNAVVSDAYADAPLTFAGLAVSPDAANEFAFELAPAFAVAVTVEPTDPVMGGRVEVSFAGASAGASAWITVAPVAAPDDVLLAVAGVRGASGVASVLVPYEEGELEARYHLVLPEGGTRVVGRSAPFAARRVSASLHAPDEVAGGATFVVSWEGPANDGDVLTVVPVGAEPAAMLSYAFTSFGNPATLTAPVEPGDYELRYLAAAGGGVLVSRPLRVVASEVAVTAPAEVMGGANVEVTWQGPNGPLDMVVFAPPGAPPETYLSYSFTQFGPTLELVAPVEPGQYEVRYVSGVERRVLASATVNVTPPVVSLRLPAEVAAGAAFTVDWTGPNGAGDFVTIVRAGAPEGDYLSVAFTAWGASLELTAPEEPGGYEVRYVSGAARKTLESVPVTVR; this is encoded by the coding sequence ATGCTCTGCCTTGCGTCAGGGGTGAGGTCGGGAAGGGCCTCCTGGGCCCGCACCATGGGGCTGGCGCTCGCCGCCGCGGCCTGGCTCGCGACGGCGACGGCCGGGTCGCCGCCCGTCGCCGGGCGCACCGACGTCGTGCTGGTGCTCGACGCTTCCGGCTCGATGTTCGACGAGCTGCCCGACGGCCGCCTGCGCATCACGGCGGCCAAGGAGGCGCTGGCCGCGTTCATCAGCCGGCTCCCGGAGGGCGCCGACCTCGGCGTGGGCCTGCGTGTCTACGGCTCGCGCAGGATGGCCCTCGACCCCGAGGCCTGCGAGGACAGCTTCCTCGCCGTCCCCGTGGAGGGGCTCGACCGCGATGCGCTCCTCGCGACGGTGCAGGGCACGGAGCCGCTGGGCGCGACGCCCATCGCCTACTCGCTGGAGCGGGCGGCCGAGGACCTCCGGGGCGCCGCCGGGCGCAAGGTCATCGTGATCGTCACCGACGGCGAGGAGTCGTGCGGCGGCGACCTGCGCGCGGTGGCAGAGCGCCTGGCCGGCGAGGGCTTCGAGATCGACCTGCACATCATCGGCCTGGCGCTCACGCCCGAGGCCGAGAGGAGCTTCGCGGGCATCGGCACGTTCCAGAGCGCGAACAGCGCGGCGGAGCTGGCCGCGGCGCTCGGCAGGGCGGTCGAGCTGGCCGAGGTCGAGGCCGGGGTGGCGGTCACGGTGCGCCTGACCCGGGACGGGAGACCCGCGACGGACGGCGCGACGGTGAGGTTCGTCGACCCTCTCGGCGGCGGGGAACACGCGCTGCGGGAGACCGGCCCCGGCGTCTTCGAGGGCGAGCTGCCGGCGGGCAGCTACAACGCCGTCGTCTCCGACGCCTACGCCGACGCGCCGCTCACGTTCGCCGGCCTGGCCGTCTCGCCGGACGCCGCGAACGAGTTCGCGTTCGAGCTGGCGCCCGCGTTCGCGGTCGCGGTCACCGTGGAGCCCACCGACCCCGTGATGGGCGGCCGCGTGGAGGTGAGCTTCGCCGGCGCCTCCGCGGGCGCCAGCGCCTGGATCACCGTGGCGCCCGTCGCGGCGCCCGACGACGTGCTCCTCGCCGTCGCGGGCGTCAGGGGCGCGAGCGGCGTGGCGAGCGTGCTCGTGCCGTACGAGGAGGGCGAGCTGGAGGCCCGCTACCACCTGGTCCTGCCGGAGGGCGGCACGCGCGTCGTGGGACGCAGCGCCCCGTTCGCCGCCAGGCGGGTGAGCGCCAGCCTCCACGCCCCCGACGAGGTGGCCGGCGGGGCCACCTTCGTGGTCTCCTGGGAGGGACCGGCGAACGACGGCGACGTGCTGACCGTCGTCCCCGTGGGGGCCGAGCCCGCGGCCATGCTCTCCTACGCGTTCACGTCGTTCGGCAACCCCGCCACCCTCACCGCGCCCGTCGAGCCCGGCGACTACGAGCTCAGGTACCTGGCCGCGGCGGGAGGCGGGGTCCTCGTGAGCCGCCCTCTCCGCGTCGTGGCCTCCGAGGTCGCCGTCACGGCTCCGGCCGAGGTGATGGGCGGCGCGAACGTGGAGGTCACGTGGCAGGGGCCGAACGGGCCCCTCGACATGGTCGTCTTCGCGCCGCCGGGAGCGCCGCCCGAGACCTACCTCAGCTACTCGTTCACGCAGTTCGGGCCGACCCTCGAGCTCGTCGCACCCGTGGAGCCTGGACAGTACGAGGTGCGGTACGTGAGCGGCGTCGAGAGGCGCGTGCTGGCGAGCGCGACGGTGAACGTGACGCCGCCGGTCGTCAGCCTGCGGCTGCCCGCCGAGGTCGCGGCCGGAGCCGCCTTCACCGTGGACTGGACGGGGCCGAACGGCGCGGGCGACTTCGTCACGATCGTGAGGGCCGGCGCGCCGGAGGGCGACTACCTGAGCGTCGCCTTCACGGCCTGGGGCGCCTCGCTCGAGCTGACCGCGCCGGAGGAGCCGGGCGGCTACGAGGTCAGGTACGTGAGCGGCGCCGCGAGGAAGACGCTGGAGAGCGTGCCCGTGACGGTGAGGTGA
- the miaB gene encoding tRNA (N6-isopentenyl adenosine(37)-C2)-methylthiotransferase MiaB translates to MRAAIVTYGCQMNEYDTHTIASELVAGGHMLVDDPRDAELVLLNTCAVRGKPVEKVASFLGELRKERRAGRDVRVGLMGCLAQLEEGRELAEKFEVDLLIGPGAITSVLPAIDELERRGSGGLVERRGFDPELHDHVPPAPGGLSGFLTIMRGCNHHCTYCVVPRTRGPEVSRRPEVILAEAEAMVAAGACEITLLGQNVNSYGLDQPGLPSFPELLRMVARTGVARVKFTTSHPMNFSSELIDVIAEEEAVCNYVHLPVQSGSDRVLRRMAREYRRERYLQIVREIRAKVRGVVISTDIIVGFPGETEEDFEQTLSLYDEVAYEQAYMFIYSARPGTPSYEHFEDMPREVKTERLARLIRKQKEHSLRANQALVGRELRVLVKETSRDEAYVVGHSDQNHTVLVPREQVTSMGLKRVRIEHATPHALYGRIATPEADAYVPLVMAT, encoded by the coding sequence TTGAGAGCCGCGATAGTCACCTACGGCTGCCAGATGAACGAGTACGACACGCACACCATCGCCTCGGAGCTGGTGGCGGGCGGGCACATGCTCGTCGACGACCCTCGCGACGCCGAGCTGGTCCTGCTCAACACGTGCGCCGTGCGCGGGAAGCCGGTCGAGAAGGTCGCGTCGTTCCTCGGCGAGCTGCGCAAGGAGCGGCGCGCCGGACGCGACGTGAGGGTCGGCCTGATGGGCTGCCTCGCCCAGCTCGAGGAGGGCAGGGAGCTGGCCGAGAAGTTCGAGGTCGACCTGCTCATCGGCCCCGGCGCGATCACCTCGGTCCTGCCGGCGATCGACGAGCTCGAGCGGCGCGGCTCCGGCGGGCTCGTAGAGCGACGCGGCTTCGACCCCGAGCTCCACGACCACGTGCCGCCGGCGCCAGGCGGCCTCTCCGGCTTCCTGACGATCATGCGCGGCTGCAACCACCACTGCACCTACTGCGTGGTGCCGCGGACGCGCGGACCAGAGGTCTCGCGCAGGCCCGAGGTGATCCTCGCCGAGGCCGAGGCGATGGTCGCCGCGGGCGCCTGCGAGATCACGCTGCTCGGCCAGAACGTGAACTCTTACGGCCTCGACCAGCCCGGCCTCCCCTCGTTCCCCGAGCTGCTGCGCATGGTCGCCCGCACCGGCGTGGCCCGCGTGAAGTTCACGACCAGCCACCCCATGAACTTCTCCTCCGAGCTCATCGACGTGATCGCCGAGGAGGAGGCCGTCTGCAACTACGTGCACCTCCCCGTCCAGTCCGGCTCGGACAGGGTGCTGAGGCGCATGGCGCGCGAGTACCGCCGCGAGCGCTACCTGCAGATCGTGCGCGAGATCCGCGCCAAGGTGCGGGGCGTCGTGATCTCGACGGACATCATCGTCGGCTTCCCCGGCGAGACCGAGGAGGACTTCGAGCAGACGCTCTCGCTCTACGACGAGGTGGCCTACGAGCAGGCGTACATGTTCATCTACTCGGCGCGTCCGGGCACGCCCTCCTACGAGCACTTCGAGGACATGCCGCGCGAGGTGAAGACCGAGCGGCTGGCGCGGCTCATCAGGAAGCAGAAGGAGCACTCGCTGCGGGCGAACCAGGCCCTGGTGGGCCGCGAGCTGCGCGTGCTGGTCAAGGAGACCTCGCGCGACGAGGCCTACGTCGTCGGCCACTCCGACCAGAACCACACCGTGCTCGTGCCGCGCGAGCAGGTGACGAGCATGGGCCTGAAGCGGGTGCGCATCGAGCACGCCACGCCCCACGCGCTCTACGGGCGCATCGCCACCCCCGAGGCCGACGCCTACGTGCCCCTCGTCATGGCCACTTGA
- a CDS encoding M20/M25/M40 family metallo-hydrolase — protein MPAPSALELARELVMTPSPSGEEGAAAEVLVAALRRLGFDEAYLDGLGNAVGVIDRGPGPTLLLTGHLDTVAPGDPSEWPHPPLGGVVADGRLWGRGSVDMKSALACMAVGAAEAAAAGFAGRLLLAGAVLEEVSGLGSAHLAATLDYDVAVLGEPTGLALKLGHKGRVEVVATFQGRIAHAARPELGENALEAAARYVAGLRDLELPASAVLGSATATPTRLSTSPGGTTNVVPGSAELVIDVRTLPGQGAAEVLALLGSVAADDGVSFSVPTSRATRPDGGVEERPHVAPAYLADEGHEAVATARAALTRALRSSGRELREGVWWFCTDAPHLAVGGRPVVGFGPGEEELAHTTRESVPVADLEVAARAYRELALAYLGGRP, from the coding sequence ATGCCCGCGCCCAGCGCCCTGGAGCTAGCCCGCGAGCTGGTCATGACGCCGAGCCCCTCGGGCGAGGAGGGGGCCGCCGCCGAGGTCCTCGTGGCGGCGCTGCGGCGGCTCGGCTTCGACGAGGCCTACCTCGACGGGCTGGGCAACGCCGTCGGGGTCATCGACCGCGGACCAGGGCCGACGCTGCTCCTCACCGGGCACCTCGACACGGTCGCTCCCGGCGACCCGAGCGAGTGGCCGCACCCGCCGCTCGGCGGGGTCGTGGCCGACGGACGTCTGTGGGGCCGCGGCAGCGTCGACATGAAGTCGGCGCTGGCGTGCATGGCGGTCGGCGCCGCCGAGGCGGCGGCCGCGGGCTTCGCCGGCAGGCTGCTGCTGGCCGGGGCGGTGCTCGAGGAGGTGAGCGGCCTCGGCTCGGCGCACCTGGCCGCCACGCTGGACTACGACGTGGCCGTCCTCGGCGAGCCCACGGGCCTCGCGCTCAAGCTCGGCCACAAGGGCAGGGTCGAGGTCGTGGCGACGTTCCAGGGCAGGATCGCCCACGCCGCGCGGCCCGAGCTGGGCGAGAACGCGCTCGAGGCCGCCGCCCGCTACGTCGCCGGCCTCCGGGACCTGGAGCTGCCGGCCTCCGCGGTCCTCGGCTCCGCCACCGCCACGCCGACGCGCCTGAGCACGTCGCCGGGCGGCACGACGAACGTGGTGCCGGGCAGCGCCGAGCTGGTCATCGACGTGCGCACCCTGCCCGGGCAGGGCGCGGCGGAGGTCCTCGCGCTGCTCGGCTCCGTGGCGGCGGACGACGGGGTCTCGTTCAGCGTGCCGACCTCGCGCGCGACGCGTCCGGACGGCGGCGTCGAGGAGCGCCCCCACGTGGCGCCCGCCTACCTCGCTGACGAGGGGCACGAGGCGGTGGCCACGGCGCGCGCGGCCCTCACGCGCGCCCTGCGGTCGTCGGGCCGCGAGCTGCGCGAGGGCGTGTGGTGGTTCTGCACCGACGCGCCGCACCTCGCCGTGGGCGGACGCCCCGTCGTCGGGTTCGGCCCTGGCGAGGAGGAGCTGGCCCACACCACCCGCGAGAGCGTGCCCGTGGCGGACCTCGAGGTCGCCGCCCGCGCCTACCGCGAGCTCGCGCTCGCCTACCTGGGAGGTCGTCCGTGA